From Flavobacteriales bacterium, a single genomic window includes:
- a CDS encoding FxLYD domain-containing protein, whose product TIRYFKIKAYYLDDYGNVLDTDIDNDLEDLLPGMSKEFEIMHKNNPDYDRVRVEVDEVRIK is encoded by the coding sequence GGACAATAAGATATTTTAAAATTAAAGCATACTATCTTGATGATTATGGAAATGTTCTTGACACAGATATTGATAATGATTTAGAAGATTTATTACCTGGAATGTCCAAAGAATTTGAAATTATGCATAAAAACAACCCTGATTATGATAGAGTTAGAGTTGAAGTTGATGAAGTAAGAATAAAATAA